Within Anaerolineae bacterium, the genomic segment AGGTTGTGTTTGCACTAACGTAGCCTCCAGAGACTCCTTCGCGGATTTCCTCAATCCAGCAGTTGGGATCGGTAGGTGGAATACCGCGAGCCAGTTGCTCCAGGGCGTCTCGTAGCTCAACATCGGCGACCATCTGCTCAGGGCTGAAGATATCATCGAAGCTGAGCACCCCAGCGTAGTGCAGATCATCGCACCCGGTCAAGACGCCAAACGTCCCTGCCATCGCCTTTTCCATACCAGCCTGCAGGCCCGGACGCTTAGCTTGCGTGCCTAGCATCATCGAATAGCCAGCCGCAGGGTTGTAAAAGCGAGTGACCTGGCTACTGGCCCAGAACATCCACGCACACTCAGGCATTCCACCTACAATGGCCAGTGTGTGCAGATCAAACGGGAACATACCCACGGTGAAATGTACCGGCTTGCCACCACTCACGATGTGAAGCGTCACAGCACCACCTAATGCCTCAGCGATTGAGAGCACCCATGCAGAGCGGGGATGGATCGGCGCGGAAGCTCCGACAGCCGGATAAGTGGTGACCCAAAACCGTTGCCAACGATCGGCAAACTGTACAGCAATGTCGAACTCGTACCCCGCTAATCGGAGTGGACTAACCGGAAACATACCAGCACTGACAATAGGTCGTCCCATCGTCTCTGCCATAGCTAGCAAATACGGCAAGGCCTCTGGTGGATGCAGGGTGTGCAACGTAGGAGGACCATCTAGGAATTCAGCACCGATCCGGTACTCCATGATCGCTTGCAGTTGTTGAGGCACATCGCGCGGCACACCTGGCACATAGCTGCCAATCCCAACATCCCGCATGACCTCGACGCATTTAGTCGCCTCGATCAGATAGGCCGTGGACATCAATGTGATTTCATCAGTATGTGGGCTGTGATAGTACTGGCACATGTCGCCGACCCCAATAGTAAGACGGCCATCGGACGGGCGATTGGGCGCAGGCTGCCATGTTTGACGGATCGAGGCGAGTTGTCTTTCGACAAAAGCAGGCTCGAAAAAGGCGCGGTTCCCCGTGATATGGACTCCCTCCTTTGCCAGGGCATCCAATGCTTTTTCATTAGCGACTTCCAGGCCGATCTCGTGCAGCACCCTTAAGGCTGCGCAGTGCATACGCTCAATCTCGTCGGTGGTAAAATGAACCAACCCAGCAACAGTCTCAGCGAGCCACACTTGTGCGCCCTCCCAAATGACATGGGTCAAAACCAGCCTCTGATACTTACCAGCAGAGCTAAGGTGGCCAGCCTACCGTGCAAGCTCCCTCAGAATCGCTCAGCCTTTGAGCCCCGTGGTCACGATTCCCTGCACGATGAACCTCTGAGCCAGGAAGAACAGGAGGATGCAAGGTGCCACAAACATCACACTGGCAGCCATCTGAAGCGAAAGTTCACCCCCACCGCGGAACGAGCGTAGGTAGTTCACCCCCAGGGCCAGCGTGTACATGTTGCTATCGCTCAAATAGATGAGAGGGTTAAGGAAATCATTCCAGTTGTACATGAACGAGAAGATCGCCACTGTCGCCAGGGCTGGCTTGGACAAGGGCAAAATGATCCGCCGGTAGATCAGGAACTCGCTGGCGCCGTCCACCTTAGCCGCCTCGTCCAGTTCCAGGTTGATGGTCAAGAAGAACTGTCGCAGCAAGAAGATGGAAAATGCCGGCCCGAAGTAGGGGGGGAGGACGAGAGGCAGAAACGTGTTCACCAGATGCAACAACTTGAACATGATGAAAGTGGGCACCATCGTCACGGGGTAGGGGATCATCATCGTCGCCAGGACAACGACGAACAAGACATCGCGGCCGGGAAATCGCAAGCGTGCGAAGGAATACGCTACGAGCGATGCTGACAAAACCTCACCGATCACCGCTAGGCTAGTCACGATCACACTGTTCTTGAAAAAGGTTAGGAACGGTATTAACCGGAACACATGTGGGTAATTGTCCCATACGAACACCCTGGGGATAAATTCGGGCGGGAACTTGATACCTGCACCAGGAGGCTTTAGTGAGGATGAGAGCGTCCACAGGAAAGGCAACAAGATGGCCATGCCTAGGATGCTTAGCAGTGTGTAGATGAAAGCCTGACGGATTGCCCTTCTCACGATCCGTTGCCAGGAACGCCTTCGTCGGCCAATGGAAACCGTAGCCATCAGCGACCTCTTCCGAAACTACCCTCGTAATGCACCCACAGCGTGGAAGAACGCAGCAAGATCAGGGTACAGGCCATGATGATCAAAAACAGAATCCAGGCCATCGCCGAAGCATATCCCATTTCGAACCAGTTAAAGGCGTTTTTATACAAGTAGAGCAAATAGAACAGCGTTGCATTAGCAGGGCCACCGCCGGTCATAATGTACGATTGTGTAAAGGTCTGGAACGTGCCGATCACGCCCATGATGAACACGAACAGAAGAGCTGGAGAGATCATAGGCAATGTGATCTTCCAGAAGCGCTGCCAGCTTCCAGCGCCATCTATCTCGGCTGCCTCGTAAAGGGACTGAGGAACTCCTTGTAAGGCTGCCAAGAAGATGACCACATTGCCACCGATCCCCCAGAGGCTCATCAGGACGAAGGCCCAGAGAGCCCATCGAGGACTGCCCAACCAGTTCGGCCCTGGAATCCCCACTAGCGATAGCAGATAATTCAGGACACCGAACCGGAAGTTGAAAATCCAAGCGAAGACAATCGCAACAGCCACGCCGGAGATAACAGAAGGCAAGTAAAAAATGGTCCGAAACAGCCCAGAGGCGACGATCTTCTGATTGAGCAACACAGCCACTCCCAGCGCTGCCGCGATCCCCAGCGGCACGCTGATCGCGGTATAGACGACCGTCACCTTCAGCGAGTGGTAAAAAAGCTCATCGGTGAACATGCGCTGGTAATTCGCGAGCCCTATCCATAGCGGCGCTTGAATCACCTTGTACTGTGTGAAGCTGAGATAGAGCGAGGCGATCATCGGGCCAGCCAGGAAGATCACGAATCCGAGAATCCACGGGCTGAGAAAAAGGTAACCTATCAGGGATTCACGTTGGCGATTGGTCAGGCGAAATAGCCGGCGACGGGCCACGACGGATGGCCTCGGCTCTACTTCCACGCCCATCATCTGTCCTTTTCCTCCCAGACTCCACCTGGCGGCTGATTGGCTCCGGAAGGAAACACTCTCCGCACCACTTCTGCGGGTTTCCTTATCTACTCTCCTCAACATCCTCTTGTCCTTTTCATCCCCATTCGGAAAAGAGGAAAGTGAAGAGCGCTATAGATTATAGATAAGGCTATTAGGTGGTCTCATCAGCGCGAGAATTCGATTTCGTATTCGGATATGCCACGCATGAAGAATCGAGCGCGTTGACCGGCCAGTTTGTCAGTGCCTTTTACTCCATCGTCCAAGCCTATAACTTGTGGATACCAGGCTCCTCCATCCAGCACCTTCAGCGGTTGTGACCATGAGAGAGGATCCGCCAGATCCGATGAGAAGCTTATGTAAATCCCCTCTTGAATCCAACCTGCCCCACGGGCCCTGTTGAGAAGCATCACATATTGCTGCAGGTATACGTTCCAGTGTACGGACGGCCCCCAGAACGCATCACAGTCATCCCGCTCCCACTCGGTGAAGACGTCAAATATCGGGGTCACGCGCCCACCTAGCCCGGGCTCCATCCACTCTCCTTGATGCCACTTCCAGACATGGCCCACCGGATTGTCCCGATGCTTCCACTCCATCCGGGCTATAGCAATCCCCTGCTCTTTGGGGTTGCCTGCATAGTTCGCAAACAGGAAATACAAATAGCGTTGCTCCGGATCAAGAAACACGCAGAAATCACCATGTCCTCCAGCGAAGTACTTGTTCTTCGCGTCGCATCGGAGTGTCTCGGGTCTCGCTTCCAATACGAAACCAAGGTCAGTCCACGTGGCTCCGTTGTCGACCGACCGCGCTGCTCCGATCTTGGGGGCGGTCAGGTTGGTTCCAGGACAAAGCCCGAGCGGTTCATGGTGGTACCATCCATATAGCGTTCCATCATCTGCACGCCATACCGCCTCTATCCATCGGCCACCGTTTAGCGTGTTATCGAAGGTAACCGGTTCCGCCGGCCCCAGATCGAACAAACTCGGCCCACTGGCGCGATATGGATGGCCGGCAGAGTTAAACAGGTAGAGCACATCTCCGTCCCAAAAAGCAGGGCTGTTGGAATCGGTAGCCGCCGGGAACTGAATCCGAGATACAGAATGCAAACGAACACCAGGAAGTCTGTTGTCCATTTTCATCCCTCTTTTTGCAAGCTTTTCGAAGACCATATTGCTGCTTGAGTATCTTCAGACTTCCGAGGCCTTAATGGGCGGTGCCATCTCTGAAAATGGCTCCTCCCAAGCCTCGGAAGTCTGAACAAGAAAACGCAAGGAAGCAGAGCACTTCTATGCCCGTGCCAACTCTTCGTCCACTTTAGGACAAGCAGCTGCAGCGGCCTCAGCAGCCGTTTTCTCTCCTGTAAACACTAAGTCCAGCTCAGCTTGAATCAATCCGCTGATCTTGTCCCATTTGGCTCCTGCACCGGGGATGCGAAACCGATCCGGCTCTGTCGCTATGACTATCAATGGCTCGTAACCGAGCTCCTTGTTCGTCTCGGTGTTAAATGTGTCTAGCAATTGCCTAAGCGGTGGGATAGTGGGGGTGGCTGGGTCAATAGTGCGGTTCAGGATGAAGTCCCGCATGTACAACCACCCGATATTCGGCTTCTTGGTCTGGGATGACATAGACCAGCACCAGAAGTGCTCATACCAGATGCGGCCACCGTTGTTTGCCCTAGGCGAAAGCACCGCCTTCCAGTTTAGGCCCTGTTTCCTCGCCTCTTTCAGTTGCCCTACATCCCATGTGTTACCAAGATACATGGAGACCATTCCGGTCTGGAAGGAATTCAAGCTGCCCTGCATTGCCTGCAGTTCGGCAGTGGGAATGGCCACTTTATCTACGTTCACCAGGTCGGCCCAGTATTGGATGGCCTCTATAGCTGCCGCCTCGGTTAACGTGCACTTGGTCTCGTCTTTATTGAAGACGTCGCCGCCATTTGACCAGATCCAATACAGCCACGGCACGAACCAAAGGTCGAAAACCAATCCCCACTGTTCCGGCGTTCCGTCGCCGTTGCTGTCCACTGTGAGCGCCTTCGCCGTCGCCCTTAAGTCGTCCCATTTCCATTCCGAGTTGGGATCCGGCAGGCCAGCCTTCTGGAAATGGTCAACGTTGTAGTAGACCGAGATCGGACCGGGCATGAAGCCGATGGAAAAGGCGTAGACGCTGTCTTGCCAGCTCCCTCCCAGCTTGGCCGCGGGCAACAGGTCATCCTTCTTGACCTTGTCATCCCTCTCGAAAAACGGATCTAGGTTCAGGAGCACGCCATTGGCAGCATAGGGCTGCACGTAGCCCTCCCACATGTCGAACAGGTCAGGCGGCGTGCCAGCAGCAATGAGGGTTTGTAACTTTTCGAAGTAGTTCTGCCCGGCCGGCAGCAGCTCCTGGACGACCTGGACGCCAGGATACGTCTCCATGAAAGAAGCATTGAACTTCTCGCGTAGCTCCACTTCTGGAGGCGTGTAGCAGCAAACGAAGACCTTTAGTTCCCCTCCTTCATAACTAGTGGATTGGGCCTCTGCGCCCACCTTTTCCTCAGCAGCAGGTTGGGATACCTCGGTTGCAGGCGCACAGGCGGAGAGAAATAGACCGGCAGAGCCAATCCACATCCATTTCAGCATCTGCCGACGAGATAACGGTTGCGAAAACAGACCAGACATGTCTCCTCCTTTACTAGCGGGGCCAATCCCCAAAAGCTCGAATTTGCCTTTGTAACCCGCATATCTGCAGCTTAATATCCCACTCGAACCTCCACCGCCTCCGTCACATGGCCTAAGTCGATCACCTCCTTTGTAACGTGAAACTCGCGATGCGGCAAGCCATTGACCCACACTCGGCGGATGGGCAAGCTTTGCGGATGACGTACCCGCAGGCGAATCTGCCGGGGCGGGTTACGCCGCGGCGGGTCCAGCCTGACCACAATGTGGCCGGTAGCCACCTGTGAGACGATCTCCAGGCTCGTCTCACCGAAGTGGGTGAGCGCCTTCGTGACCCGCATCGTCTTACCTTCCTCAAACCAGGCACGGGGAATGGCCTGGCCAACGAACAACTCGTCGCCATGCTCAGCCAGAAACATCAGACGCAGCCAGTACGTCGAGTTGGCTTCATCTGACGACTTAAAATGATCGCCCATCCAGTCAGCCAATGTGGGTAGGGGGTGCTCGGTCAACATCCGGGTATCGGGATAAAACGCTGCTGCGAAGGAGTTAAAGTACACCCGCAGGTAGTGCTCCGGCTCATCCCGCCACAAGTAAAGTAGCGGGAAGATGAGCAGATTTGGTTGCATAGAAAAGCCGCCCCAACTAAACCACTGCCGCTCAAAGTCCTCAGGTTGATACCCGTAGCGCTCTGAGAGGAAGAGGTTGTCTTCGTAGTCCTCGATAATCCAGCGCGCTGCCAATTCATCGGGGGCGATCAAGCCGCAGTAGACCAGGTGCACAGCCCCTTCCAATACCTCGCGCAACCAACCAAAGTCGCGTCCTCGCCGCTCCAAACGCGAAGGGAAATGAGGCACCCATGTCCCATCACGCAAGCGCACGACCGGTGAACGTACGCACGCCTCGAAGAAACCGGCCCGCAAGTCTCGCCCGTAAGCCACTGCCTCTTCCTGCAAGCGTTTTCCTTCCGGATGCCCAATTTCGGCCAAGACATCCGCAGCAGCGCGAAAGCCCAGATAGGCATAAGCGTTGGTAGACAGCCAGGTCCAGTAATCGGTTACGTCCTCCAAGGATCCTGGGGGCAGGAAACCGTAGTGGATTGGCCGCTTCCCTAGCGCGTCGAGCTTCATAGTCGCCTGGCGCTCACGGATGATCCACTCGCACCCCTTGACCAGCGCCGGAGCGACTCGCTTCAGCCACTCACGATCCCGGGTATAACGGTAATGCTCAGCCAGACACCACAGCACCCATCCCTGGTTTCGGTTGTAGCCGGCCATTTCGTAACCGCCGGAGCCGTAGAAGACCCCTTCGGCGCTCTGATAGTTGCCTGGCAATGGCACGGTTCCCTGGTAATCCACATAAAGCTGTAAACAGCGTTCTGCCTCTTTGGTATACCCCCGGCGATCCAGATCACTGATGACCATACATCCCTCGTCAGGGAAAGAGCCGTAGCGGAAGCCGCCGCAACGAGCCACCATCCGATCGCTACCTGGCTCGCGATCGTTCACGATGAGCATGTGCATCAAGTGCGTGCGATAAAAGTCGTTGAGCGTCGCGTTGGGTGTTTCGATCTGGGCGCCCTGGGCGATGCGCCGTCGCCAGAACTCGATCACATGAGCCTTTTCAACCTCATACTCCAATTCGCGCAGGCGGACGATCTCATCAGATGCAGCGAGCTGGACAAAGGGGATTTTCACATAGATCGTGTGGCTGCTTTTCCCTGCCAGCGTCACTTCGTAGGTGAAGCCATCCTCACATGGATGCAGCACGCCAGCACCATTCATATCAAACAAGTAGCGTAGACGCTCACCTGCCTTAGTTTGGGCAAGGATCAACCCATCACGCGTCGTCAACAGCTCAGCAACCTGGTCCACCTGCGAGGCCAAGGGCAAGCTCACTCGAACTGGCTCTTGTGACAGGTTTGTGAGACGAAAACGCACCATCGCCACTACGGGATCATCGCCCATGTGCTCGCTCGCTATATCGCCGAATAGCCAAATGGCGTAGGCCTCTTGCTCGTAACAAAGATCGCCTTGCACCCATGTCGTGCGGATGATAGGCAGATAGCCGTCAAGCAAAGAACGATCGCCCGGTTCCGCTATAGGCAGACCAAACCGAAAACGCAGCTCCTGACCATCCCAACCCAGACGCGGCGTGTCTTTGCCAGGCACGCGTCGGATGAAGTTCTCGGCCAGGAAGATGTCGCCAGAGGGATCTACGCCGAACTTCTGTCGGCCCCCCTCGCATCCCAACACGAAGTAAAAACGGCGCTTCGGAGGCATGTCACTCCAGGCGCGTTCCCAACTCTGCTCCGGCATCTCAACCACACGTTGATAAATCGTCTTGCTATGCCGATGCTTCCAGGCGGCAACAAACTCTCGCAAACGCACGCGGGCATCCGCCCGGCTGACAAGCACGCCGAAATCGCGAATGTAGATCGGCTCGCCGGCCAGCACATCGTCCACAGCGAAGGAGAAGCTATGAGCTTTGGCACGCACCGTGACGATCGTGCGATCATACGAATTGAGATCCTCGTTGTAGGCATAGCGCACTCGGGCCACGATCCCACCGGTCTCGCCCCCGTCGATCGTGGAATGCCAGACGCAAGGCGATGCCACGATCGTGGATGATGTGAGTGGCCAGATCGTCAAGATTTCGCCGTTATAAGCCTCTAGGCGGCCATCCCAGGTCGCAGAGGCGTCACCCTGGGCTCCCCACTCGATGGCGATCTCAATCTCGCGCCACTCTGAATCGGTGTATGCGCGGAGCGTTTGGACTTGACAAGGAGTCGCACAGCGTAGTGCGAGCTTGAGCGTGCGTCGGAAGGTGGCTGGGAAGTCACTCTCGTCAGGGAACTCACGCGCGTTCAAGGGGCGAAAAGTGTAAGACCAAAGGAAGCCTTGCTGCACCAACTCGCAGTCGGCGACCTGCCAGCGTCCATTGGTCCAATCATCTATCGCCAGCCAGCCGCCGTGCCCGGCGCCTACCGCCGCCCCTTTAGGTACGCGGACTCTGGGCCAGGAGTGCTGCCAATATTCCAGCCGCACATCCTTCGGATCGGGTGTCATCCCAGAAGCAAATTCGATGACGATCTGAAACAGATCGCGGGGGTCTTCCCACCAGACCTCATAATCGGTGGGGGTGATCCATTCTCGACGGGCAGCAAAGGGTACAACGTCTACCGCGTTAGGGGGAAGTAAGATTGACACCGGTTCGATCCTCTTCTGGAAAGACTTGAGGGGACGGTTCATCATTGGTAGCCCCTTGGGTTTCAATTGGAAAATGAGCCGTCCCTTGCTTCTCACTTACGCCACTCGATATCGCTCCAGCACCTGCTCATCCAGCGAGATGCCCAGCCCGTCACGATCCTCAGGTACGAGGACATACCCGTCCCTGAATTCCACCGGA encodes:
- a CDS encoding trimethylamine methyltransferase family protein; the protein is MWLAETVAGLVHFTTDEIERMHCAALRVLHEIGLEVANEKALDALAKEGVHITGNRAFFEPAFVERQLASIRQTWQPAPNRPSDGRLTIGVGDMCQYYHSPHTDEITLMSTAYLIEATKCVEVMRDVGIGSYVPGVPRDVPQQLQAIMEYRIGAEFLDGPPTLHTLHPPEALPYLLAMAETMGRPIVSAGMFPVSPLRLAGYEFDIAVQFADRWQRFWVTTYPAVGASAPIHPRSAWVLSIAEALGGAVTLHIVSGGKPVHFTVGMFPFDLHTLAIVGGMPECAWMFWASSQVTRFYNPAAGYSMMLGTQAKRPGLQAGMEKAMAGTFGVLTGCDDLHYAGVLSFDDIFSPEQMVADVELRDALEQLARGIPPTDPNCWIEEIREGVSGGYVSANTTLDHYRSTYWFPRILDRTTWHTFQGGYGKTARQRAREEILGRLASYAYKPPADAICEVRRIFAEAWQKLGGDPDAPYLSMLCNE
- a CDS encoding carbohydrate ABC transporter permease, whose product is MATVSIGRRRRSWQRIVRRAIRQAFIYTLLSILGMAILLPFLWTLSSSLKPPGAGIKFPPEFIPRVFVWDNYPHVFRLIPFLTFFKNSVIVTSLAVIGEVLSASLVAYSFARLRFPGRDVLFVVVLATMMIPYPVTMVPTFIMFKLLHLVNTFLPLVLPPYFGPAFSIFLLRQFFLTINLELDEAAKVDGASEFLIYRRIILPLSKPALATVAIFSFMYNWNDFLNPLIYLSDSNMYTLALGVNYLRSFRGGGELSLQMAASVMFVAPCILLFFLAQRFIVQGIVTTGLKG
- a CDS encoding sugar ABC transporter permease, producing MMGVEVEPRPSVVARRRLFRLTNRQRESLIGYLFLSPWILGFVIFLAGPMIASLYLSFTQYKVIQAPLWIGLANYQRMFTDELFYHSLKVTVVYTAISVPLGIAAALGVAVLLNQKIVASGLFRTIFYLPSVISGVAVAIVFAWIFNFRFGVLNYLLSLVGIPGPNWLGSPRWALWAFVLMSLWGIGGNVVIFLAALQGVPQSLYEAAEIDGAGSWQRFWKITLPMISPALLFVFIMGVIGTFQTFTQSYIMTGGGPANATLFYLLYLYKNAFNWFEMGYASAMAWILFLIIMACTLILLRSSTLWVHYEGSFGRGR
- a CDS encoding sugar ABC transporter substrate-binding protein, with amino-acid sequence MSGLFSQPLSRRQMLKWMWIGSAGLFLSACAPATEVSQPAAEEKVGAEAQSTSYEGGELKVFVCCYTPPEVELREKFNASFMETYPGVQVVQELLPAGQNYFEKLQTLIAAGTPPDLFDMWEGYVQPYAANGVLLNLDPFFERDDKVKKDDLLPAAKLGGSWQDSVYAFSIGFMPGPISVYYNVDHFQKAGLPDPNSEWKWDDLRATAKALTVDSNGDGTPEQWGLVFDLWFVPWLYWIWSNGGDVFNKDETKCTLTEAAAIEAIQYWADLVNVDKVAIPTAELQAMQGSLNSFQTGMVSMYLGNTWDVGQLKEARKQGLNWKAVLSPRANNGGRIWYEHFWCWSMSSQTKKPNIGWLYMRDFILNRTIDPATPTIPPLRQLLDTFNTETNKELGYEPLIVIATEPDRFRIPGAGAKWDKISGLIQAELDLVFTGEKTAAEAAAAACPKVDEELARA